One Streptomyces sp. B21-105 genomic region harbors:
- a CDS encoding 3-hydroxyacyl-CoA dehydrogenase family protein produces the protein MAAPLSDTPLSPLQTIAVIGLGTMGSGIAEVLATAGRDVIGVDVSEIQTARAVAALEASTARSVRRGRLTEPERADVLARVRVSTDLRTAADADLVIEVAPESYEVKQQIFRELDSIVRPGTILATGTNALSVTRLAADSAHPERVLGLHFFNPAPAMKLVEVVSSVLTAPAAVAAVTDLALDLGKEPVAVGDRPGFVADGLLFGYLNQAAAMYEARYASREDIDAAMRLGCGLPMGPLALLDLIGVDTARTVLEAMYAESHDRLHAPAPILGQLSEAGLTGRKAGRGFYTYEAPGSATVVPDALTPLSGGTGTVGRPIASVGVAGSGTMASGIAEVFAKAGYDVVLAARSEEKAQTAKARIGKSLARSVDKGRLTAEAAAQILDRITPAGSYDAFADVDLALEAVAEDLEVKQQLFATLDKVCKPGAVLATTTSSLPVVACARATTRPQDVIGMHFFNPAPAMKLIEVVRTVLTAEDVHATVREVCARIKKHAVDCGDRAGFIVNALLFPYLNNAIKMVQEHYATLDDIDAAMKLGGGYPMGPFELLDVVGLDVSLAIEKVLHREFRDPGLAPAPLLEHLVAAGCLGRKTGRGFREYARR, from the coding sequence ATGGCCGCTCCCCTGTCCGACACCCCTCTGTCCCCGCTCCAGACGATCGCCGTCATCGGCCTCGGCACCATGGGCTCCGGCATCGCCGAAGTCCTCGCCACGGCCGGCCGCGACGTGATCGGCGTCGACGTCAGCGAGATCCAGACCGCGCGCGCCGTCGCCGCGCTCGAGGCCTCCACCGCCCGCTCCGTGCGGCGCGGGCGGCTCACCGAGCCGGAGCGCGCGGACGTCCTGGCCCGGGTCCGTGTCTCCACCGACCTGCGCACCGCGGCCGACGCCGACCTCGTGATCGAGGTGGCGCCGGAGTCGTACGAGGTCAAGCAGCAGATCTTCCGCGAGCTGGACTCGATCGTGCGTCCCGGGACGATCCTCGCCACCGGCACCAACGCGCTGTCCGTGACCCGTCTCGCCGCCGACTCGGCCCACCCGGAGCGGGTGCTGGGCCTGCACTTCTTCAACCCGGCGCCGGCCATGAAGCTGGTCGAGGTCGTCTCCTCGGTGCTGACCGCCCCGGCCGCCGTCGCCGCCGTCACCGACCTCGCGCTCGATCTGGGCAAGGAGCCCGTCGCGGTCGGCGACAGGCCCGGCTTCGTCGCCGACGGGCTGCTGTTCGGCTACCTCAACCAGGCCGCCGCGATGTACGAGGCCCGGTACGCCTCCCGCGAGGACATCGACGCGGCGATGCGGCTCGGCTGCGGACTGCCGATGGGCCCGCTGGCGCTGCTGGACCTGATCGGCGTCGACACCGCCCGTACGGTCCTGGAGGCCATGTACGCCGAGTCCCACGACCGTCTGCACGCCCCCGCGCCCATCCTGGGGCAGCTCAGCGAGGCGGGCCTGACGGGCCGTAAGGCGGGCCGCGGCTTCTACACCTACGAGGCCCCGGGCAGCGCGACGGTCGTCCCGGACGCGCTGACGCCGCTGTCGGGCGGGACCGGGACAGTGGGCCGTCCCATCGCCTCGGTCGGCGTCGCCGGCTCCGGCACCATGGCCTCCGGCATCGCCGAGGTCTTCGCCAAGGCCGGTTACGACGTCGTCCTCGCCGCCCGCAGCGAGGAGAAGGCGCAGACCGCCAAGGCGCGGATCGGCAAGTCTCTCGCCCGTTCCGTCGACAAGGGCCGGCTCACCGCCGAGGCCGCCGCGCAGATCCTGGACCGGATCACCCCGGCCGGCTCCTACGACGCGTTCGCCGACGTCGACCTGGCGCTGGAGGCGGTCGCCGAGGACCTGGAGGTCAAGCAGCAGCTGTTCGCGACCCTGGACAAGGTGTGCAAGCCCGGCGCGGTCCTCGCCACGACGACCTCCTCGCTGCCGGTCGTCGCCTGCGCCCGCGCCACCACGCGCCCGCAGGACGTGATCGGGATGCACTTCTTCAACCCGGCGCCCGCGATGAAGCTGATCGAGGTGGTGCGCACGGTGCTGACCGCCGAGGACGTCCACGCGACGGTCCGCGAGGTGTGCGCGCGGATCAAGAAGCACGCCGTCGACTGCGGGGACCGGGCGGGCTTCATCGTGAACGCGCTGCTCTTCCCGTACCTCAACAACGCGATCAAGATGGTGCAGGAGCACTACGCGACCCTGGACGACATCGACGCCGCGATGAAGCTCGGCGGCGGCTACCCGATGGGCCCCTTCGAGCTGCTGGACGTCGTGGGACTCGACGTCTCGCTGGCCATCGAGAAGGTCCTGCACCGCGAGTTCCGCGACCCGGGCCTCGCGCCGGCGCCGCTGCTGGAGCACCTGGTGGCCGCGGGCTGCCTCGGCCGCAAGACCGGCCGCGGCTTCCGCGAATATGCCCGCCGCTGA
- a CDS encoding adenylosuccinate lyase → MDEELRSLTERLRRESGGTALYEQLTAIADPDALAQVLTEPGQPLWARELAAFRLGVAGDRRAFEALVLLLNHRDPPRCACAAHALARLDDPRTARAAAALATNELRVAYALQPVRLLVRLRAPESVPALITTLRRRLRPHDPHRRVALACVEGLGALGDGRARPVLTDALAHPVLAEAAVHALARIPPQR, encoded by the coding sequence ATGGACGAAGAGTTGCGATCGCTCACGGAGCGCTTACGGCGGGAGTCGGGGGGCACGGCACTCTACGAGCAGCTCACCGCCATCGCCGACCCCGACGCACTGGCGCAGGTGCTCACCGAGCCGGGACAGCCGCTGTGGGCCCGTGAACTGGCCGCGTTCCGGCTGGGGGTGGCCGGGGACCGCCGCGCCTTCGAGGCGCTCGTCCTGCTGCTCAACCACCGCGACCCACCGCGCTGCGCCTGTGCCGCCCACGCGCTGGCCCGCCTCGACGACCCCCGCACCGCCCGCGCCGCGGCCGCCCTGGCCACCAACGAACTGCGCGTCGCCTACGCCCTGCAGCCCGTCCGGCTGCTGGTGCGACTGCGCGCACCGGAGTCGGTGCCCGCGCTGATCACGACGCTGCGGCGGCGGCTGCGGCCGCACGACCCCCACCGACGGGTGGCCCTCGCCTGCGTCGAGGGGCTGGGCGCGCTGGGCGACGGCCGGGCCCGCCCGGTGCTGACCGACGCCCTCGCCCACCCGGTCCTCGCCGAGGCGGCCGTGCACGCCCTCGCGCGGATCCCCCCGCAACGCTGA
- a CDS encoding GNAT family N-acetyltransferase, with product MTPTAAPQVREMTLADVERVSEIRVRGWQWAYRGLMPQSYLDALSVAEDAEHRRTGFGQAGPGVVNLVAERAGTVVGWAALGPYRDGEVRTGDAELYALYVAVQHIGTGVGGALLGEAARRAEALGHPAMRLWVLRDNVAARRFYARAGLHADGAEEPFEVAGVAVPEMRLTGRLPLKGPVPAAT from the coding sequence ATGACGCCGACGGCGGCCCCGCAGGTGCGCGAGATGACTCTCGCGGACGTCGAGCGGGTGTCGGAGATCCGCGTGCGCGGCTGGCAGTGGGCCTACCGCGGTCTGATGCCGCAGTCGTACCTGGACGCTCTGAGCGTCGCCGAGGACGCCGAGCACCGCCGGACCGGCTTCGGACAGGCCGGGCCCGGCGTGGTGAACCTGGTCGCGGAGCGGGCCGGGACGGTGGTGGGCTGGGCGGCCCTCGGCCCCTATCGGGACGGCGAAGTCCGCACGGGCGACGCCGAGTTGTACGCGCTCTACGTCGCCGTCCAGCACATCGGCACCGGCGTGGGAGGCGCTCTCCTCGGGGAGGCCGCACGGCGGGCCGAGGCCCTGGGCCACCCGGCCATGCGGCTGTGGGTGCTCAGGGACAACGTCGCGGCCCGCCGCTTCTACGCACGCGCCGGGCTTCACGCGGACGGCGCCGAGGAGCCCTTCGAGGTGGCGGGCGTCGCCGTGCCGGAGATGCGCCTCACCGGACGACTGCCCCTGAAGGGGCCCGTCCCGGCGGCCACCTGA
- a CDS encoding RidA family protein — translation MSEHIRMSAPAGVAPATQYAHVVTATGRFVAVAGQLALDEHGAVVGEGDPRAQARQVFENLRRCLAAVGATFDDVVKLTCFVTDMAHMPAIREARAAHIPDDRLPAASAVQVSALVRPEFLMEIEAFAVLGA, via the coding sequence ATGAGCGAGCACATCAGAATGTCCGCCCCCGCCGGTGTCGCCCCCGCGACGCAGTACGCGCATGTGGTGACGGCCACGGGCCGGTTCGTGGCCGTCGCCGGCCAGTTGGCGCTCGACGAACACGGCGCGGTGGTCGGCGAGGGCGACCCGCGGGCGCAGGCCCGGCAGGTCTTCGAGAACCTGCGTCGCTGCCTGGCCGCCGTCGGCGCCACCTTCGACGACGTCGTCAAACTCACCTGCTTCGTGACGGACATGGCCCATATGCCGGCGATCCGCGAGGCCCGGGCGGCGCACATACCCGACGACCGCCTTCCCGCCGCCTCGGCGGTGCAGGTCTCGGCGCTGGTCCGCCCGGAGTTCCTGATGGAGATCGAGGCGTTCGCGGTGCTTGGCGCATGA
- a CDS encoding alpha/beta hydrolase: protein MNPRAASLCAAVVVVAATVTAVPAGASPSHPSAPAPAAKPAWKSCGTTDQPRLQCASLKVPLDHARPGGKQITLALSRVPHTAQTYQGPLLVNPGGPGGRGLSLAGFVASALPKAVSAQYDVIGFDPRGVGKSSPALNCRPGHFAAVRPDSVPLTEAIEQANLTRARTFAEACATKYADVLPYIDTLGAVQDMDAIREAVGAPRLNYFGYSYGTYLGAVYAKLYPQRVRRLALDSVVDPTGVWYADNLTQDLAFNDRHRALMAWIARHDATYRLGSDPAGVEAKWYAMRAALGKKPAEGRVGASELEDTFLPGGYYNGYWPHLAEAFAAYAHDKKTGPLVKAYKNLAAVDAAGDNGYSVYTSVQCQDASWPGDWDTWRADNWSAYAKAPFMTWNNAWYNAPCAFWPARPRGPVNVANGSLPPVLLFQATNDAATPFEGGATLHTLLRGSSLVVEEGGQNHGITLSGNACLDKHLAAYLADGRVPRGSGEADAVCAAQPDPVPLSSKVTQSSARGSTLHGLLGFRG, encoded by the coding sequence ATGAACCCACGCGCAGCCTCGCTGTGCGCCGCCGTCGTCGTCGTGGCCGCGACCGTCACGGCCGTGCCCGCCGGCGCGAGCCCGTCGCACCCGTCGGCGCCCGCCCCCGCGGCGAAGCCCGCCTGGAAGAGCTGCGGCACCACCGACCAGCCCAGGCTCCAGTGCGCCTCGCTGAAGGTGCCGCTCGACCATGCGCGGCCGGGCGGGAAGCAGATCACGCTGGCGCTGTCCCGCGTCCCGCACACCGCGCAGACGTACCAGGGGCCGCTGCTGGTCAACCCGGGCGGCCCCGGCGGCCGGGGACTGAGCCTCGCCGGATTCGTCGCCTCGGCGCTGCCGAAGGCGGTGTCGGCGCAGTACGACGTCATCGGCTTCGACCCGCGCGGGGTGGGCAAGAGCAGCCCGGCCCTGAACTGCAGGCCGGGCCACTTCGCCGCCGTCCGACCGGACTCGGTGCCGCTCACCGAGGCGATCGAGCAGGCCAACCTGACGCGCGCCCGGACCTTCGCCGAGGCCTGCGCCACGAAGTACGCCGACGTCCTGCCGTACATCGACACGCTCGGCGCGGTCCAGGACATGGACGCGATCCGCGAGGCGGTGGGCGCGCCGCGGCTGAACTACTTCGGCTACTCGTACGGCACCTACCTCGGCGCGGTGTACGCCAAGCTGTACCCGCAGCGGGTACGGCGGCTGGCCCTGGACTCCGTCGTGGACCCCACCGGCGTCTGGTACGCGGACAACCTCACCCAGGACCTCGCCTTCAACGACCGCCACCGCGCCCTGATGGCGTGGATCGCCAGGCACGACGCGACCTACCGGCTGGGCTCCGACCCCGCGGGGGTCGAGGCGAAGTGGTACGCGATGCGGGCGGCCCTCGGGAAGAAGCCGGCCGAGGGCAGGGTGGGCGCCTCGGAGCTGGAGGACACCTTCCTGCCCGGCGGCTACTACAACGGCTACTGGCCCCACCTGGCCGAGGCGTTCGCCGCGTACGCGCACGACAAGAAGACCGGCCCGCTGGTCAAGGCGTACAAGAACCTGGCGGCCGTCGACGCCGCCGGGGACAACGGCTACAGCGTCTACACCTCGGTGCAGTGCCAGGACGCGTCCTGGCCGGGCGACTGGGACACGTGGCGTGCGGACAACTGGTCGGCGTACGCGAAGGCTCCGTTCATGACGTGGAACAACGCCTGGTACAACGCGCCGTGCGCGTTCTGGCCGGCCCGGCCGCGGGGCCCGGTGAACGTCGCCAACGGCTCGCTGCCGCCGGTCCTGCTGTTCCAGGCGACCAACGACGCGGCCACCCCGTTCGAGGGCGGCGCGACGCTCCACACGCTGCTGCGCGGCTCCAGCCTGGTCGTCGAGGAGGGCGGCCAGAACCACGGCATCACGCTGAGCGGCAACGCCTGCCTGGACAAGCACCTGGCGGCGTACCTGGCGGACGGCAGGGTGCCGCGCGGGAGCGGCGAGGCCGACGCGGTCTGCGCGGCGCAGCCCGACCCCGTGCCGCTGAGCTCGAAGGTCACCCAGTCCTCGGCCCGCGGCTCCACGCTGCACGGGCTGCTGGGCTTCCGCGGCTGA
- a CDS encoding Rv2578c family radical SAM protein, whose amino-acid sequence MRWENLTVETRHDRPADAALFGADAVTTRTFDTPEFAGITFHEIRARSILNRVPGASRMPFEWTVNPYRGCTHACVYCFARKTHGYLDLDSGIDFDTQIVVKVNAPELLRRQLASPRWHGEHVAMGTNVDCYQRAEGRYRLMPGILAALRDRANPYSILTKGTLILRDLDLLRQSAEVTEVGVSVSVGFTDTELWRTVEPGTPAPARRLDVVRTLTEHGIGCGVLMAPVIPFLSDEPDRLRATVRAIAAAGATSVTPLALHLRPGAREWFMAWLGQHHPHLVRRYERLYADGAYAPKWYQRRITRQVHELAEEYGIGPTRAGTPRRIPQPGPAEEEPTGSGPTQLTLI is encoded by the coding sequence ATGCGCTGGGAGAACCTCACCGTGGAGACCCGCCACGACCGGCCGGCCGACGCCGCGCTGTTCGGTGCGGACGCGGTCACGACCAGGACCTTCGACACGCCCGAGTTCGCCGGCATCACCTTCCACGAGATCCGGGCCCGCTCGATCCTCAACCGGGTGCCGGGCGCCTCCCGGATGCCGTTCGAGTGGACGGTGAACCCCTACCGAGGTTGTACGCACGCGTGCGTGTATTGCTTCGCCCGCAAGACGCACGGCTATCTCGACCTCGACAGCGGCATCGACTTCGACACCCAGATCGTCGTCAAGGTCAACGCTCCCGAGCTGCTGCGCCGTCAGCTGGCCTCGCCCCGCTGGCACGGCGAGCACGTGGCGATGGGCACGAACGTCGACTGCTACCAGCGTGCCGAGGGCCGGTACCGGCTGATGCCGGGCATCCTGGCCGCCCTGCGCGACCGGGCGAACCCCTACTCGATCCTGACCAAGGGCACCCTGATCCTGCGCGACCTGGACCTGCTGCGGCAGTCCGCCGAGGTCACCGAGGTCGGTGTCTCGGTCTCCGTCGGCTTCACCGACACCGAGCTGTGGCGCACGGTGGAGCCGGGCACGCCGGCCCCGGCGCGGCGCCTGGACGTGGTGCGGACCCTCACCGAGCACGGCATCGGCTGCGGCGTGCTGATGGCGCCCGTCATCCCGTTCCTCAGCGACGAACCGGACCGACTGCGCGCCACCGTGCGGGCGATCGCGGCCGCCGGGGCCACCTCCGTCACCCCGCTCGCGCTGCACCTGCGCCCCGGCGCCCGCGAGTGGTTCATGGCCTGGCTCGGCCAGCACCACCCCCACCTGGTGCGCCGCTACGAACGGCTGTACGCGGACGGCGCCTACGCCCCGAAGTGGTACCAGCGGCGGATCACCCGCCAGGTGCACGAGCTGGCCGAGGAGTACGGCATCGGACCCACGCGCGCCGGGACGCCCCGCCGGATCCCGCAGCCCGGGCCGGCCGAGGAGGAGCCCACCGGGTCCGGACCGACGCAACTGACGCTGATCTGA
- a CDS encoding SRPBCC family protein: protein MAQVEATTERVVAADPEKVFDTIADYSGTRARLLPEHFSEYEVREGGDGEGSLVHWRLQATSKRVRDCLLEVTEPTDGELVEKDRNSSMVTVWRVTPAGEGRSRVVVTTTWDGAGGIGGFFERTFAPKGLGRIYDVILANLAAEVEK from the coding sequence ATGGCGCAGGTCGAGGCCACCACCGAGCGGGTCGTCGCGGCGGACCCGGAGAAGGTGTTCGACACGATCGCCGACTACAGCGGCACGCGCGCGAGGCTGCTGCCCGAGCACTTCAGCGAGTACGAGGTGCGCGAGGGCGGCGACGGCGAGGGCAGCCTCGTCCACTGGAGGCTCCAGGCCACCAGCAAGCGTGTGCGCGACTGCCTCCTGGAGGTCACCGAACCGACCGACGGCGAACTCGTCGAGAAGGACCGCAACTCCTCCATGGTCACGGTCTGGCGCGTCACCCCGGCCGGCGAGGGCAGGTCCCGCGTCGTGGTCACCACCACCTGGGACGGCGCCGGCGGCATCGGCGGCTTCTTCGAGCGGACCTTCGCCCCCAAGGGCCTCGGCCGCATCTACGACGTGATCCTCGCCAACCTCGCCGCCGAGGTCGAGAAGTAG
- a CDS encoding ATP-binding SpoIIE family protein phosphatase: MDRGTERDTPPSRGAGGEAADRAGGVPARSEGAPGPVGTGPADAGSVGAGSINAGSVDAGRVPLAVVVVDREGLVSHWSTGARRLFGVGKDEAIGRPAIDLLPVAGALPEPDDDLPYDDFPGGAHHEYGAYDGLGPGLDSSLDRGLGYPAAGRARLTVPERHRVDVLWWAYPLVGPGTERLLVLAADASVLHQEEAAGLHQEEAAGLHQEEAAGLHQEEAAGALAVERVAPGFAVHTDFPGAQELARRLPEILPSMSVGESARIVGQILELGYPVLEFSHNDRVPVTPDWGVARRVERRARREHAARAAAEGLPIPDHLADEGDDLEYAAVRERLEFLNEVSGRIGTSLDLSRTIVEVSRAVVPRFTDVAGTYLREQVVAGEGFPDGVPDTTTMWHRVALEHTDEPGRWDDVVPVGEAMPFPAHTPFFQCMTTGEPVLVPRISEQLGHAIAAQFDKRDIRPLITGRSMLVVPLKARNVVLGFMILLRHPERVEFNDMDRVTGAELAARVGLVLDNARMYTYQESVAETLQDSMLPHIPRRMAGCDIATRYLPGTLLGRVGGDWFDSVKLHGARTALVVGDVMGHGLNAAAMMGQLRTAVQTMATLDLPPAQLLRNLDDLAQRLGDGYLATCLYAVYDPIAGELHLANAGHIPPVLVRAADGRSELLDLPTGAPIGVGGVPFEAVRVPVAPGDRLVMCTDGLVEMRGEDIGVGLAALCESAAHPAASMDDACDTIIRALNTRGGRKDDVALLMARLGGIAPRDVAEWRFPPDPAEVGRARAAVREQLHDWGLGETAGHAELMVSELVTNAVRHSRHSPVAVRLVRGDTLLCEVDDDDHELPNLLSAGPGDEFGRGLRVVSTLAREWGASGTRTGKSVWFELTLPRR; the protein is encoded by the coding sequence ATGGACCGTGGCACCGAGAGGGACACGCCTCCCAGCCGCGGGGCCGGCGGCGAGGCGGCGGACCGGGCGGGCGGGGTGCCGGCCCGGTCGGAGGGCGCCCCGGGACCCGTCGGCACCGGACCTGCCGATGCCGGGTCCGTCGGCGCCGGGTCCATCAACGCCGGGTCCGTCGATGCCGGGCGTGTTCCGCTGGCCGTGGTCGTGGTGGACCGCGAAGGTCTCGTCTCCCACTGGAGCACCGGCGCACGCCGGCTCTTCGGAGTCGGCAAGGACGAGGCGATCGGCCGGCCGGCGATCGACCTGCTGCCCGTCGCCGGCGCGCTCCCCGAGCCCGACGACGACCTCCCCTACGACGACTTCCCGGGCGGCGCCCACCACGAGTACGGCGCCTATGACGGCCTCGGGCCCGGACTGGACTCCTCCCTGGACCGCGGGCTCGGCTACCCCGCGGCCGGCCGCGCCCGGCTGACCGTGCCGGAGCGGCACCGCGTCGACGTGCTCTGGTGGGCCTACCCGCTGGTCGGCCCGGGGACGGAACGACTGCTGGTGCTCGCCGCCGACGCGTCCGTCCTGCACCAGGAGGAAGCGGCGGGCCTGCACCAGGAGGAAGCGGCGGGCCTGCACCAGGAGGAAGCGGCGGGCCTGCACCAGGAGGAAGCGGCGGGCGCTCTGGCCGTCGAGCGCGTCGCGCCCGGCTTCGCCGTGCACACCGACTTCCCCGGCGCGCAGGAACTCGCCCGCCGCCTGCCCGAGATCCTGCCCAGCATGAGCGTCGGCGAGAGTGCCCGCATCGTCGGTCAGATCCTCGAACTCGGCTACCCCGTGCTGGAGTTCAGCCACAACGACCGGGTGCCCGTGACTCCCGACTGGGGAGTGGCCCGGCGCGTCGAGCGCAGAGCGCGGCGCGAGCACGCCGCCCGCGCCGCCGCCGAAGGGCTGCCGATACCGGACCACCTCGCCGACGAGGGCGACGACCTCGAGTACGCCGCCGTCCGTGAGCGCCTGGAGTTCCTCAACGAGGTCAGCGGACGGATCGGCACCTCCCTCGACCTCTCCCGCACCATCGTCGAGGTCAGCAGAGCCGTCGTGCCGCGCTTCACCGACGTGGCCGGCACCTACCTGCGCGAACAGGTCGTCGCCGGCGAGGGCTTCCCCGACGGCGTGCCGGACACGACCACGATGTGGCACCGGGTCGCCCTCGAGCACACCGACGAACCCGGCCGCTGGGACGACGTCGTGCCCGTCGGCGAGGCCATGCCGTTCCCCGCGCACACCCCGTTCTTCCAGTGCATGACCACGGGCGAGCCGGTCCTCGTGCCGCGCATCAGCGAGCAGTTGGGCCACGCCATCGCCGCGCAGTTCGACAAGCGCGACATCCGGCCCCTCATCACCGGCCGCTCCATGCTGGTCGTCCCGCTGAAGGCCCGCAACGTCGTCCTCGGTTTCATGATCCTGCTGCGCCACCCCGAGCGCGTCGAGTTCAACGACATGGACCGGGTCACCGGCGCCGAACTCGCCGCCCGCGTGGGCCTCGTGCTCGACAACGCCCGCATGTACACGTACCAGGAGTCCGTCGCCGAGACCCTCCAGGACAGCATGCTGCCGCACATCCCGCGCCGGATGGCGGGCTGTGACATCGCCACCCGCTATCTGCCGGGCACCCTGCTGGGGCGGGTCGGCGGCGACTGGTTCGACTCGGTGAAGCTGCACGGCGCCCGCACCGCCCTCGTCGTCGGCGACGTCATGGGCCACGGCCTCAACGCGGCGGCCATGATGGGCCAGTTGCGCACGGCCGTGCAGACCATGGCCACCCTGGACCTGCCGCCCGCGCAACTGCTGCGCAACCTCGACGACCTGGCCCAGCGGCTCGGCGACGGCTACCTCGCGACCTGCCTGTACGCGGTGTACGACCCCATCGCCGGCGAGCTGCACCTCGCCAACGCGGGCCACATCCCGCCCGTGCTGGTGCGCGCCGCCGACGGCCGCAGCGAACTCCTCGACCTGCCCACCGGCGCGCCCATCGGCGTCGGCGGCGTGCCCTTCGAGGCGGTGCGGGTGCCCGTGGCGCCCGGCGACCGGCTGGTGATGTGCACCGACGGGCTCGTGGAGATGCGAGGTGAGGACATCGGCGTCGGTCTGGCGGCCCTCTGCGAGTCCGCCGCCCATCCGGCCGCCTCGATGGACGACGCCTGCGACACCATCATCCGCGCCCTCAACACCCGGGGCGGCCGCAAGGACGACGTCGCCCTGCTGATGGCCCGGCTGGGCGGCATCGCCCCGCGGGACGTCGCCGAATGGCGGTTCCCCCCGGACCCGGCGGAGGTCGGCCGGGCGCGGGCGGCGGTCCGCGAGCAACTGCACGACTGGGGGCTCGGCGAGACGGCCGGTCACGCCGAGCTCATGGTGAGCGAGCTCGTCACCAACGCCGTGCGGCACTCCCGGCACAGCCCCGTGGCCGTGCGCCTTGTCCGCGGCGACACCCTGCTGTGCGAGGTCGACGACGACGATCACGAGCTGCCCAACCTGCTGAGCGCCGGACCCGGCGACGAGTTCGGCCGGGGGCTGCGCGTGGTGAGCACGCTGGCCCGTGAGTGGGGCGCCAGCGGTACGCGCACAGGGAAGTCCGTGTGGTTCGAACTGACGCTGCCGCGGCGCTGA
- a CDS encoding M55 family metallopeptidase, which translates to MKILISADMEGATGVTWPDDVLPGAAPWERCRTMFTSDVNAAVVGFFAGGADEVLINEAHSTMRNLLLEQLDERAEMLTGRHKSLSMVEGVQHGDVDGIAFVGYHAGAGMEGVLAHTYLANSITGVWLDDVRASEGLLNAHVAAEFGVPVVLVTGDDVACEDALGYAPGALKVAVKDHVSRYAAVCRTPARTAADIRAAAKEAASLAVRQEPVAAGPFTVAVEFDAEHLAMAATVVPGVARTGERKVAYTSGTMYEGIRTFKAVTTIVSAAIEEQYG; encoded by the coding sequence GTGAAGATCCTTATCAGTGCCGACATGGAGGGCGCCACCGGCGTCACCTGGCCCGACGACGTGCTGCCGGGGGCCGCGCCGTGGGAGCGGTGCCGGACGATGTTCACCTCGGACGTCAACGCCGCCGTGGTCGGGTTCTTCGCCGGCGGGGCCGACGAGGTCCTGATCAACGAGGCCCACTCGACCATGCGCAACCTGCTCCTGGAGCAGCTCGACGAGCGGGCGGAGATGCTCACCGGGCGGCACAAGTCGCTGTCCATGGTGGAGGGCGTCCAGCACGGCGACGTCGACGGCATCGCCTTCGTGGGCTACCACGCGGGCGCCGGGATGGAGGGCGTCCTCGCCCACACCTACCTCGCCAACTCCATCACCGGCGTCTGGCTCGACGACGTGCGGGCCAGCGAGGGCCTGCTCAACGCGCACGTGGCCGCCGAGTTCGGCGTGCCGGTCGTCCTCGTCACCGGCGACGACGTGGCCTGCGAGGACGCGCTCGGCTACGCGCCCGGGGCGCTGAAGGTCGCGGTCAAGGACCATGTCTCACGTTACGCGGCCGTGTGCCGCACACCGGCCCGCACCGCGGCCGACATCCGGGCGGCGGCGAAGGAGGCGGCCTCTCTCGCGGTCCGTCAGGAGCCGGTGGCGGCCGGTCCGTTCACCGTCGCCGTGGAGTTCGACGCCGAGCACCTGGCGATGGCGGCCACCGTCGTGCCCGGCGTCGCCCGCACCGGCGAGCGGAAGGTCGCGTACACCAGCGGCACCATGTACGAGGGCATCCGCACCTTCAAGGCGGTCACCACGATCGTCTCGGCCGCGATCGAGGAGCAGTATGGCTGA